From Neisseria musculi, the proteins below share one genomic window:
- a CDS encoding fumarate hydratase — protein MTIVKQEDFIQSIADAFQFISYYHPVDYIRALYKAWQKEENPAAKDAMTQILVNSRMCAEGRRPICQDTGIATVFLKVGMNVQWDADLSIQEMVDEGVRRAYTHPDNTLRASVLADPAGKRTNTKDNTPAVVHMEIVKGGKVEVICAAKGGGSENKTKTAMLNPSDSIVDWVVKTIPQMGAGWCPPGILGIGIGGTPEKAALMAKESLMGHIDIQELQEKAQSGAELSTTEALRLELYEKVNALGVGAQGLGGLTTVLDVKILDYPTHAASKPVAMIPNCAATRHIEFELDGTGPAKLDPPSLEDWPDITYSPDNGKRVDVNQLTKEEVATWKMGDVLLLNGKIYTGRDAAHKRMTDMLDQGRQLPVDFTNKLIYYVGPVDPVRDEVVGPAGPTTATRMDKFTRQMLEQTGLLGMIGKSERGAEACQAIADNQAVYLMAVGGSAYLVAKAIKAAKVVAFPELGMEAIYEFEVKDMPVTVAVDSRGKSVHAVAPKQWQEKIGIIPVEA, from the coding sequence ATGACGATTGTCAAACAGGAAGACTTTATCCAAAGCATTGCCGATGCTTTCCAGTTCATCAGCTACTACCACCCGGTCGATTACATTCGGGCTTTATATAAAGCGTGGCAGAAAGAAGAAAACCCGGCCGCCAAAGATGCGATGACGCAGATTCTGGTCAACAGCCGCATGTGTGCCGAAGGCCGCCGCCCCATCTGCCAGGATACCGGCATTGCCACCGTGTTTTTAAAAGTGGGCATGAACGTGCAGTGGGATGCTGATTTGAGCATTCAGGAAATGGTTGACGAGGGCGTGCGCCGCGCCTACACCCACCCCGACAACACCCTGCGCGCCTCGGTTTTGGCCGACCCTGCCGGCAAACGCACCAACACCAAAGACAACACCCCCGCCGTGGTGCATATGGAAATCGTGAAAGGCGGTAAAGTCGAAGTCATCTGCGCGGCCAAAGGCGGCGGCTCCGAAAACAAAACCAAAACGGCCATGCTCAACCCTTCCGACAGCATTGTCGATTGGGTGGTTAAAACCATTCCGCAAATGGGCGCCGGCTGGTGTCCGCCCGGCATTTTGGGTATCGGCATCGGCGGCACGCCCGAAAAAGCCGCCCTGATGGCCAAAGAAAGCCTGATGGGGCATATCGATATCCAAGAGTTGCAGGAAAAAGCCCAATCCGGCGCCGAACTTTCCACTACCGAAGCCCTGCGTTTGGAGCTTTATGAAAAAGTGAACGCGCTGGGGGTGGGCGCGCAGGGTTTGGGCGGGCTCACCACCGTGTTGGACGTGAAAATTCTCGACTACCCCACCCACGCCGCTTCCAAGCCCGTGGCCATGATTCCCAACTGCGCCGCTACCCGCCACATCGAATTCGAGCTTGACGGCACCGGCCCCGCGAAGCTCGACCCACCCAGCCTCGAAGACTGGCCAGATATCACCTACAGCCCCGACAACGGCAAACGCGTAGATGTAAACCAGCTCACCAAAGAAGAAGTGGCCACCTGGAAAATGGGCGATGTATTGCTCTTAAACGGCAAAATCTACACCGGCCGCGATGCCGCCCACAAACGCATGACCGATATGCTCGACCAAGGCAGGCAACTGCCGGTGGATTTCACCAACAAGCTGATTTACTATGTGGGCCCCGTTGATCCCGTGCGCGATGAAGTAGTCGGCCCTGCCGGCCCCACCACCGCCACCCGCATGGACAAATTCACCCGCCAGATGCTCGAACAAACCGGCCTGTTGGGCATGATCGGCAAATCGGAGCGCGGTGCCGAAGCCTGTCAAGCCATTGCCGACAACCAAGCCGTTTACCTGATGGCCGTGGGCGGTTCCGCCTATTTGGTGGCCAAAGCCATCAAAGCGGCCAAAGTGGTGGCCTTCCCCGAATTGGGTATGGAAGCGATTTACGAATTTGAAGTCAAAGATATGCCGGTTACCGTGGCTGTAGATTCAAGGGGCAAATCGGTGCATGCCGTTGCACCGAAACAATGGCAGGAAAAAATCGGCATCATTCCGGTAGAAGCCTAA
- the fumC gene encoding class II fumarate hydratase — translation MATRTEHDTMGNVEVPADAYWGAQTQRSRNNFKIGGETLPQPLIHAIALVKKAAAAANAALGRIQPEQADLITRAADDVLAGRLDGQFPLVVWQTGSGTQSNMNMNEVLANRANELAGTGLAAYRPVHPNDHVNHAQSTNDSFPTAIHVAAAIEINRLLIPAVTALRDTLAAKAEAFQPIVKIGRTHLQDATPLTLGQEFSGYVSQLDHGLGRLNDALQGLYELPLGGTAVGTGLNSHPDYAVTAAAELAALSGLPFITAPNKFEALAGRDACVYASGALKTLAASLNKIANDIRWLASGPRCGLGEIKIPENEPGSSIMPGKVNPTQCEAMTMVCCQVFGNDVTIGMAGASGNFELNVYMPVIAYNLLQSIRLLGDACNSFNEHCAVGIEPVPEKIDYFLHHSLMLVTALNRKIGYENAAKVAKTAYHNDKSLRETAIALELLSAEEFDGLVKPEDMVAPR, via the coding sequence ATGGCCACCCGCACCGAGCACGACACGATGGGCAATGTAGAAGTGCCCGCCGATGCTTATTGGGGCGCGCAAACCCAGCGCAGCCGCAACAATTTCAAAATCGGCGGCGAAACCCTGCCGCAGCCTTTGATTCACGCTATAGCATTGGTTAAAAAAGCCGCTGCCGCCGCCAATGCCGCGCTCGGCCGCATCCAACCCGAACAGGCTGATTTGATTACCCGCGCCGCCGATGATGTGCTGGCAGGCAGGTTGGACGGCCAGTTTCCGCTGGTGGTGTGGCAAACCGGCTCGGGTACACAGTCGAATATGAATATGAACGAAGTGCTGGCCAACCGCGCCAACGAATTGGCGGGAACGGGTTTGGCGGCCTACCGCCCCGTGCATCCCAACGATCATGTGAACCACGCGCAATCAACCAACGACTCTTTCCCCACCGCCATTCACGTTGCCGCCGCCATCGAAATCAACCGTCTGCTGATTCCTGCCGTAACCGCCCTGCGCGACACGCTTGCGGCCAAAGCCGAAGCATTTCAGCCGATTGTAAAAATCGGCCGCACCCACCTGCAAGATGCCACGCCTCTCACCCTGGGGCAGGAATTCTCAGGCTATGTGTCGCAGCTTGATCACGGCCTGGGCCGTCTGAACGATGCCCTGCAAGGCTTATACGAGCTGCCTTTGGGCGGCACCGCTGTCGGCACAGGTTTGAACAGCCACCCCGATTATGCGGTAACCGCCGCCGCCGAACTGGCCGCACTCTCCGGGCTGCCGTTTATCACCGCGCCCAACAAATTCGAAGCGTTGGCCGGCCGCGATGCCTGCGTGTATGCCTCGGGCGCGCTGAAAACGCTGGCGGCAAGTTTGAACAAAATTGCCAACGATATCCGCTGGCTGGCATCCGGCCCGCGCTGCGGCTTGGGCGAAATCAAAATCCCCGAAAACGAGCCCGGCTCCTCGATCATGCCCGGCAAAGTCAATCCAACCCAGTGCGAAGCGATGACGATGGTGTGCTGCCAGGTGTTCGGCAATGATGTAACCATCGGCATGGCGGGCGCATCGGGCAATTTCGAGCTGAACGTGTATATGCCCGTGATTGCCTACAATCTTCTGCAATCGATACGCCTTTTAGGCGATGCCTGCAACAGCTTCAACGAACATTGCGCCGTGGGCATCGAACCTGTGCCGGAGAAAATCGATTATTTCCTGCACCATTCGCTGATGCTGGTAACGGCGTTAAACCGCAAGATTGGCTACGAAAATGCGGCCAAAGTAGCCAAAACCGCTTATCACAACGATAAATCGCTGCGGGAAACCGCCATTGCGCTGGAGCTGTTGAGCGCAGAAGAGTTTGACGGGCTGGTGAAGCCGGAAGACATGGTGGCACCGCGCTGA